In the genome of Methylophaga nitratireducenticrescens, one region contains:
- the xrtD gene encoding VPLPA-CTERM-specific exosortase XrtD: MLNIKMVGMFILALAIAIIAYWAGLAEAVSRWSNQEEYSHGFLIPLVTLFILWEKRNLINAAKGPPLWSGVFVILIAIIIFIVGEISALFLLIQYSFVMILLGLSMVTVGKATKYTFAPILLLLFAIPLPYVIEVVLTAKLQLFSSWLGVQVIRLFQIPVFLEGNIIDLGVYQLQVVEACSGLRYLFPLMSLGFIAAYFYQAAFWKRATIFLMTIPITILMNSFRIGAIGVMVDNWGISMAEGFLHDFEGWIIFMACAALLFLLVVFLEKIAPSRKTLSQLFGVVDHAPANKMFSGDSLVYSYKPFIVVLILLIAALFSTKFFDNRVEEIPEHQEFISFPLQFTGWIGQHEKLDERVVDKLGMTDYLFVNFTGMDSSIVNLYVAYYETQRKGQSPHSPRVCIPGGGWEIADFRRTEVMGEPINRVIIKNGDQEQLVYYWFQGRGRQIANEYLNKWFLFKDALLENRTDGALVRYVTPVHPGESHQEADARIQLLMQSTSPEIKRYLAE; this comes from the coding sequence TTGTTAAACATTAAAATGGTAGGGATGTTTATCCTTGCACTCGCGATAGCGATAATTGCTTATTGGGCAGGGCTTGCCGAGGCTGTTTCAAGATGGAGCAACCAGGAAGAATACAGTCATGGCTTTTTAATCCCTCTGGTCACGCTTTTTATTCTATGGGAAAAACGTAATTTAATTAATGCTGCAAAAGGCCCCCCACTGTGGTCTGGGGTCTTCGTGATACTCATTGCCATAATTATTTTTATTGTGGGCGAAATCAGCGCGCTGTTTTTACTTATTCAATACTCCTTTGTAATGATTCTGCTTGGGCTTTCGATGGTCACCGTTGGCAAAGCGACTAAATATACCTTTGCTCCAATATTGTTACTTTTATTTGCGATTCCCTTACCCTACGTTATAGAAGTCGTTCTTACCGCCAAGCTTCAGTTATTTTCTTCGTGGTTAGGTGTTCAGGTCATTCGGTTATTCCAAATCCCGGTGTTTCTGGAAGGCAATATTATCGATCTTGGCGTTTATCAGCTTCAGGTCGTGGAAGCCTGTAGTGGACTACGTTATCTCTTCCCGTTAATGAGTCTGGGTTTTATTGCTGCGTATTTTTATCAAGCAGCATTCTGGAAGCGTGCAACCATTTTTCTGATGACGATTCCAATTACCATTTTGATGAATAGTTTCCGGATCGGTGCTATAGGCGTGATGGTTGATAATTGGGGCATCTCAATGGCAGAAGGTTTTCTGCATGACTTTGAGGGCTGGATTATCTTTATGGCCTGCGCCGCTTTGCTTTTCTTACTGGTGGTCTTTCTAGAGAAAATTGCACCCAGTCGAAAAACGCTGTCGCAGCTTTTTGGTGTAGTGGATCATGCACCAGCCAATAAAATGTTCAGTGGGGATTCGCTGGTGTATTCCTACAAACCATTTATTGTTGTTCTGATTCTTCTGATTGCGGCTTTATTTTCTACTAAATTCTTTGATAATCGTGTTGAAGAAATTCCAGAACATCAGGAATTCATTAGTTTCCCATTGCAATTTACGGGTTGGATTGGACAGCATGAAAAATTAGATGAGCGTGTGGTGGATAAGCTGGGCATGACAGATTATCTGTTTGTAAACTTCACCGGTATGGATAGTAGTATTGTTAACCTTTATGTGGCTTATTACGAAACTCAGCGCAAAGGGCAATCTCCACATTCACCACGAGTATGTATTCCAGGGGGCGGCTGGGAGATTGCAGATTTTCGTCGAACTGAAGTCATGGGGGAGCCAATTAACCGCGTTATTATTAAAAATGGCGATCAGGAACAGTTGGTTTATTACTGGTTCCAGGGCCGTGGTCGACAGATTGCCAATGAATATTTGAATAAGTGGTTTTTATTCAAAGATGCATTATTAGAAAACAGAACAGATGGCGCATTGGTTCGTTATGTCACGCCTGTGCATCCGGGCGAGAGTCATCAGGAGGCTGATGCCAGAATCCAATTGCTTATGCAGAGTACCTCACCCGAAATCAAACGTTATCTTGCAGAATAA
- a CDS encoding class I SAM-dependent methyltransferase, which produces MVALKTLEQKVNGFGTLIQGEITELFNSTTDEYAFEQMAGNIDKTRSYILPLIKQCQAKSVLDVGCGVGTMVNELFKEGLDAYGVDLITLGKYWQEQGFDPERYFFVDPYNLQLPFQDNTLDFAFTLGVIEHIGTSDGHADRLPNYHEIRATWLKEIYRVIKPGGYMLIGGPNRKFPVDTAHGPDSKASKLELKLTKLSGATIHKTWGENFLWAYSDIDNYLSGLPYEMRAQSVKGYVYFSRVPKPFRLLSKWYIDFMPKFMLKTGFNPWVMALIQKNN; this is translated from the coding sequence ATGGTAGCTTTGAAAACGCTTGAACAGAAGGTGAATGGCTTTGGCACCTTGATTCAAGGTGAAATAACCGAGTTGTTTAATTCAACGACCGATGAGTATGCTTTCGAACAAATGGCCGGGAATATTGATAAAACCCGATCTTATATTTTGCCGTTGATCAAACAATGCCAAGCGAAAAGTGTACTGGATGTTGGGTGCGGTGTTGGCACTATGGTCAATGAGCTTTTTAAAGAAGGGCTTGATGCATATGGCGTTGATTTAATTACGCTTGGTAAATATTGGCAAGAACAAGGTTTTGATCCTGAGCGTTATTTTTTTGTGGATCCATACAACCTGCAATTACCTTTTCAGGATAATACGTTGGATTTTGCCTTTACATTAGGTGTGATTGAACACATAGGAACTTCTGATGGTCATGCTGACAGGCTTCCGAATTACCATGAAATTCGTGCAACTTGGCTGAAAGAAATATACAGAGTGATTAAACCGGGTGGTTATATGCTTATCGGAGGTCCTAATCGTAAATTTCCTGTTGACACAGCCCACGGGCCAGATTCAAAAGCATCTAAGCTGGAGTTAAAACTCACGAAGTTAAGTGGTGCAACTATACACAAAACCTGGGGAGAAAATTTTTTGTGGGCGTATTCAGATATTGATAACTACCTTTCTGGATTACCTTATGAAATGCGTGCTCAGAGTGTAAAAGGCTATGTTTATTTTTCAAGGGTTCCAAAACCCTTCCGACTTTTGTCAAAGTGGTATATTGATTTTATGCCAAAGTTTATGTTGAAAACCGGCTTCAATCCATGGGTGATGGCGTTAATACAAAAAAATAATTAA
- a CDS encoding serine O-acetyltransferase has translation MSISWKETRARIKADKARLKIFFERDGAGKPLLLIMNNSFLCIYLHRLSHYFFDRGNRVLARFFWHINLILTGADISPLSDIGGGFIVQYPLCLVIVGKFGENCTVEGHGGVGGGRDVKDIGAGPGLPVVGNNVHLAMGSFILGPVSVGDDVHVQPKCFITRDVPDGAVVEVREPRKRVQKSGTGDDQQDVGL, from the coding sequence ATGAGTATTTCTTGGAAAGAAACCCGTGCAAGGATTAAAGCAGATAAAGCCCGTTTGAAAATTTTTTTTGAACGGGATGGGGCTGGAAAACCGCTTCTTTTGATAATGAACAATTCTTTTCTCTGTATTTATCTGCATAGACTCTCTCACTACTTTTTTGATAGAGGTAATCGAGTTTTAGCACGCTTTTTTTGGCATATAAACTTGATTCTTACAGGGGCGGATATAAGTCCGCTTTCTGACATAGGGGGCGGTTTTATTGTTCAATATCCATTATGCCTCGTGATTGTCGGCAAGTTTGGTGAAAACTGTACAGTAGAAGGGCATGGAGGCGTTGGAGGTGGTAGAGATGTTAAAGACATTGGTGCAGGACCCGGATTACCAGTGGTCGGTAACAATGTACATCTGGCAATGGGGTCTTTTATATTAGGACCAGTTAGCGTCGGTGATGATGTACATGTGCAGCCTAAGTGCTTTATTACCAGAGATGTACCTGATGGGGCTGTAGTAGAAGTTCGTGAGCCAAGAAAGCGTGTTCAAAAAAGTGGTACTGGTGATGACCAGCAGGATGTCGGCCTATGA
- a CDS encoding glycosyltransferase family 4 protein yields the protein MRLGIDIHTVGARQTGNETYIRNLIKAMLASDEGQHEYFLYQTKEVALPEWMSKATIRKVTPHNPLLRIPFGFPLALKKDQIDVALFQYVVPPVMPCPVVTMVHDISFEYFPEFFNPLSRKRMQLLIPFSARKSAHVLTVSEFSKRQIIEKYRIPEDKISVTYNGVSDIFRHVTDALWLSHVLQKFGLDQPFILAVGNLQPRKNIERLVRVYAQLRKKDLIQHDLVLVGQMHWQGHAILNEIQKHGIEKHVKTTGYVNDTELVALYNRADVFVYPSLYEGFGLPIIESMACGTPVITSNVSSIPEVAGEAALLIDPASDQELSDSLVRLVTETKLQDELIQLGFLQAKRFDWKITSEQTVSILQKAG from the coding sequence ATGCGGCTAGGGATTGACATACATACTGTTGGAGCAAGGCAAACGGGTAATGAAACATATATTCGTAACCTTATAAAGGCAATGCTTGCTTCTGATGAAGGACAACACGAGTATTTTCTATATCAAACTAAAGAGGTTGCGTTGCCTGAGTGGATGTCAAAAGCAACTATCAGAAAAGTAACGCCACATAATCCTTTATTACGTATACCGTTTGGATTTCCATTGGCACTCAAAAAAGATCAAATTGATGTTGCTCTGTTTCAGTATGTTGTGCCACCAGTGATGCCGTGTCCTGTCGTGACAATGGTGCATGATATTTCTTTTGAATATTTTCCTGAGTTCTTTAATCCACTATCACGAAAACGAATGCAGCTTTTGATTCCATTTTCGGCAAGAAAAAGTGCTCATGTTCTCACCGTTTCAGAGTTCTCCAAGCGTCAGATAATAGAAAAATACCGTATACCCGAGGATAAAATATCGGTGACTTATAATGGGGTTTCTGACATCTTTCGACATGTAACTGATGCTCTCTGGCTGTCACATGTGTTGCAAAAGTTTGGATTGGACCAGCCCTTTATTCTTGCTGTTGGGAATTTACAACCGCGAAAGAATATTGAAAGATTGGTGCGTGTATACGCACAACTTCGTAAAAAAGACCTTATTCAACATGATTTGGTCCTCGTTGGACAAATGCACTGGCAAGGGCATGCCATCCTTAATGAAATTCAGAAACATGGTATTGAAAAACATGTAAAAACAACGGGGTATGTCAATGATACAGAGCTAGTGGCTCTCTATAATCGAGCAGACGTTTTTGTTTATCCATCTCTTTATGAGGGATTTGGCTTACCGATAATAGAATCAATGGCCTGCGGTACTCCGGTCATTACCTCCAATGTGAGTTCAATTCCAGAAGTTGCTGGTGAAGCGGCTTTGTTGATTGATCCTGCTAGTGATCAAGAGCTGTCAGATAGTTTAGTTCGGTTGGTGACAGAAACTAAATTGCAGGATGAATTGATTCAACTCGGCTTTTTACAAGCCAAACGTTTTGACTGGAAAATTACCTCCGAACAAACAGTATCAATACTTCAAAAGGCAGGATGA
- a CDS encoding glycosyltransferase family 4 protein: MKILHIDPDDIDNPLSGGGPIRNHEIYKRLSQRHEITVLTPTFEGSTPEKIRDGIRYIRLGRKVRNHGSSHHITFFFSLPAAVRRLEYDLLVEDFMPPFSATLNPLFAKAPVIASVQWFFARQLASQYKLPFHFGERYGVRLYKNMIVLTEQMKKLLLERHSKANIAVIPNGVDESLFSESLVHGDYILYLGRLDIEQKGIDLLLQAYLKVPESIRLPLYLVGHSFQKPLIDKLIDEMGLQPWVSLVGKVAGEEKRRLISQSRFVCVSSREETFGMVITEACASGKPVILFDKAPMNEVASPACIRVPAFDVDAYSRAIQTFINLSAQQMQRKSLVAAKWAQQFCWDDIANQQEMFYQSVVEEQL; this comes from the coding sequence ATGAAGATATTGCATATTGATCCAGATGATATCGATAATCCGCTAAGTGGAGGGGGGCCAATCCGTAACCATGAGATATATAAGCGCTTAAGTCAACGTCATGAAATAACCGTTCTAACGCCAACGTTCGAAGGCTCTACACCTGAAAAAATTCGTGATGGTATTCGTTACATCCGATTGGGCCGAAAAGTGCGTAACCATGGTTCATCTCATCATATAACCTTCTTTTTCAGCCTGCCGGCTGCAGTTAGGAGATTGGAATATGATCTGTTGGTCGAAGATTTTATGCCGCCTTTTTCGGCTACGTTAAATCCTTTATTTGCTAAAGCTCCTGTTATTGCTTCGGTTCAATGGTTTTTTGCCAGACAACTGGCAAGTCAATACAAGTTGCCATTCCACTTTGGTGAAAGATATGGTGTTAGGCTGTATAAAAATATGATTGTTTTAACTGAACAGATGAAAAAGTTGTTATTAGAACGCCATTCGAAAGCTAATATTGCTGTAATTCCCAATGGTGTTGATGAGTCTCTGTTCTCGGAGTCATTGGTTCATGGTGATTACATCCTTTATCTTGGTCGGCTGGATATTGAACAGAAAGGCATTGATTTATTGTTACAAGCCTATCTAAAAGTGCCTGAATCCATCCGGTTGCCCCTTTATCTTGTAGGGCATAGTTTTCAAAAGCCATTAATTGACAAGTTGATTGACGAGATGGGCTTACAGCCATGGGTTTCTTTAGTTGGTAAGGTTGCCGGAGAAGAAAAGCGTCGCTTGATTAGCCAAAGTCGATTCGTTTGTGTTTCTTCAAGAGAAGAGACCTTTGGTATGGTCATAACGGAAGCCTGTGCTAGTGGTAAACCGGTCATACTGTTTGATAAAGCTCCAATGAATGAAGTGGCTTCTCCGGCTTGTATTCGTGTTCCAGCTTTTGATGTTGACGCCTATAGCCGAGCTATTCAAACGTTTATTAATCTTTCTGCTCAGCAAATGCAACGGAAATCTCTAGTTGCAGCTAAATGGGCCCAACAGTTTTGCTGGGATGATATCGCCAACCAGCAAGAGATGTTTTATCAGTCTGTGGTTGAGGAACAGTTATGA
- a CDS encoding WecB/TagA/CpsF family glycosyltransferase, translated as MKKFHSPVWCVAGLPFHQMTIEQAVNYLYWSIEHKHRCFLSTPNLNFAATSQFDPDFYKSVIQSDLVVVDGISLLLTAKLLNIPIPERVAGSDIFARLSEQVLSPKIKVFFLGGEPGIAEKAHQQLNKSSQGMISCGFYDPGFVSVEEMSNDSIIEKINNSDPDFLVVALGAKKGQQWILRNQTKLNATVISHLGAVINFVAGHVKRAPEKWQRYGLEWLWRIRQEPKLLKRYFFDAITYSRLLLTQIIPLYWYSRYLTQKVTSHDYQTEVRFSQGEQLIVYLSGCVEGEYLDQLDEIFDDVLDKQVPDVIINVTDLKLIGADIVGRLLFLQGYLERQGRGLSLQGISEKLQRILRFSGVLNRFKLI; from the coding sequence ATGAAAAAATTTCATTCACCGGTCTGGTGTGTGGCGGGTTTGCCGTTTCACCAAATGACAATCGAACAAGCTGTAAATTATTTATATTGGTCAATAGAACATAAACACCGTTGTTTCTTATCGACGCCCAACCTCAATTTTGCTGCCACTTCGCAGTTTGATCCTGATTTTTATAAGTCGGTAATTCAAAGTGATCTAGTGGTTGTGGACGGTATTTCATTACTCCTAACAGCTAAGCTACTCAATATTCCCATACCAGAAAGAGTTGCTGGCTCAGATATTTTTGCCCGATTATCTGAACAAGTATTATCCCCAAAAATTAAAGTGTTTTTTTTGGGTGGTGAGCCTGGTATTGCTGAAAAGGCCCATCAGCAGCTAAATAAAAGCAGCCAAGGAATGATAAGCTGCGGCTTTTATGATCCTGGATTTGTTTCGGTGGAAGAAATGTCCAATGATTCAATTATCGAGAAAATCAATAATAGTGATCCAGACTTTCTAGTGGTGGCGCTTGGTGCCAAAAAAGGACAACAATGGATCTTGCGTAATCAGACGAAGCTAAATGCAACAGTTATTTCTCATCTTGGCGCGGTAATAAATTTTGTTGCGGGACATGTAAAGCGTGCCCCCGAAAAATGGCAACGTTATGGATTAGAGTGGTTATGGCGAATCAGACAGGAGCCAAAACTTCTAAAGCGATATTTTTTTGATGCGATCACTTACTCCAGACTATTACTGACTCAAATTATTCCCCTTTACTGGTATTCACGTTATTTAACCCAAAAGGTTACCTCTCATGATTATCAGACAGAAGTCAGATTTAGCCAGGGTGAGCAGTTGATTGTCTATCTGTCTGGTTGTGTCGAAGGCGAGTATTTGGATCAATTAGACGAGATTTTTGATGATGTATTGGATAAGCAAGTTCCTGATGTAATTATAAATGTTACTGATCTTAAGTTAATTGGTGCTGATATAGTGGGACGGCTTTTATTCTTGCAAGGGTATCTGGAACGTCAAGGTCGAGGTTTGAGTTTACAAGGGATTTCTGAAAAATTGCAGCGTATATTGCGCTTTAGTGGTGTTTTAAATCGATTCAAGTTAATCTGA
- a CDS encoding serine O-acetyltransferase has translation MTTSLPLKALIKQDIVQYIKFSADFSGESYSKLRMLSALLTPSVMCSSFYRLAHWFYRRKLLMIARLISRINFLIHKADISPASEIGPGLYIPHTPGVAFYGHAGRHLTLYARAIVVTESIHIERHHQVNDAPEIGNNVIVGAYAVVKGKLTIGDNSTVGPNCYLNESIPANTTLYNAEKINIILADVQKDT, from the coding sequence ATGACGACCTCTTTACCTTTAAAAGCGTTGATTAAGCAGGATATTGTTCAATATATTAAATTTTCAGCAGATTTTTCTGGAGAAAGTTACAGTAAGTTACGCATGCTCAGTGCTCTTTTGACTCCTTCTGTTATGTGCAGTTCTTTTTATCGTCTAGCGCACTGGTTTTATCGACGTAAACTTTTAATGATTGCCAGACTGATTTCGCGAATTAATTTTCTTATACATAAAGCAGATATCAGCCCGGCATCAGAGATTGGCCCGGGGCTATATATTCCTCATACTCCTGGCGTTGCTTTTTATGGTCATGCAGGTAGACATCTGACCCTTTATGCGCGGGCTATTGTCGTAACAGAATCGATTCATATCGAGCGACATCATCAAGTGAATGATGCACCAGAAATCGGCAATAATGTAATTGTAGGAGCTTATGCCGTGGTTAAAGGAAAACTGACGATCGGTGATAACTCGACGGTTGGTCCAAATTGTTATTTAAATGAGTCAATTCCTGCGAACACGACCCTTTACAACGCTGAAAAAATCAACATTATCCTTGCAGATGTTCAAAAGGATACTTAA
- a CDS encoding glycosyltransferase family 2 protein, giving the protein MQLSIIIVNWNVCELLKNCLLSVYQQTLLSADEFEVFVVDNASSDGSVDMVKELFPQVHLFANKTNVGFGKANDQVLAYCKSDYVLLLNPDTVVIDHAIDKLLSHAHSMPDVGVMGCRLLNLDHSLQRWTGGAYPSLTNVARHYLFLDLLIPEKWRPPSLYLDRDIPTDVEVDWISGAVMLLKKSALDGFIFNETFFMYGEDMECCHRLKQNGWRIVYSPVCSIIHIQGASMKKQEGEILLSSLKGLRSFYSMLNNGKFVWLLDWITLTGFFIRWGCYSVLSLLRRGRGYKEKAISSWQYIQITRKIIKQEMDTQ; this is encoded by the coding sequence ATGCAGCTTTCAATAATAATTGTTAACTGGAATGTCTGTGAGTTGTTAAAAAACTGCTTGCTGTCGGTTTATCAGCAAACATTATTATCAGCCGATGAGTTTGAGGTGTTTGTTGTTGATAATGCTTCTTCGGATGGCAGCGTCGATATGGTCAAAGAGCTGTTTCCTCAGGTACATTTGTTTGCAAATAAGACAAATGTTGGATTTGGCAAAGCAAATGATCAAGTGTTGGCATATTGCAAGTCAGATTATGTGCTATTGCTTAATCCTGATACGGTGGTGATAGATCATGCTATTGATAAACTACTTTCTCACGCACATTCTATGCCTGATGTTGGCGTTATGGGTTGTCGATTACTAAATCTTGACCATTCACTACAACGTTGGACTGGAGGGGCATACCCTTCATTAACTAATGTTGCCCGACATTATTTGTTTCTAGATTTATTGATTCCTGAAAAATGGAGACCTCCTTCGTTGTATCTGGACAGAGATATTCCAACTGATGTGGAGGTAGACTGGATCTCCGGCGCAGTGATGTTACTGAAAAAGTCTGCTCTGGATGGTTTTATATTCAATGAAACTTTTTTCATGTACGGCGAAGATATGGAGTGTTGTCACCGTTTGAAACAAAATGGTTGGCGTATCGTTTATTCTCCAGTTTGCTCGATTATCCATATTCAGGGAGCGAGTATGAAAAAGCAGGAAGGTGAGATACTTTTAAGTTCATTAAAAGGGTTACGGTCTTTCTATAGTATGCTGAATAATGGAAAATTTGTCTGGCTATTGGATTGGATTACATTGACCGGCTTCTTCATTCGGTGGGGGTGTTACTCGGTATTGTCTTTGTTGCGAAGAGGTCGGGGATATAAAGAAAAAGCCATCTCAAGCTGGCAATATATTCAGATTACCCGAAAAATTATTAAGCAAGAAATGGATACGCAATAA
- a CDS encoding DUF1972 domain-containing protein, translated as MAEDRIKSVAILGIRGLPAAHGGFETFVEYLVPVLVKNGWKVTVYCQHIGTGPIFTSKYKGVELVHIPVKNDTPWSTIIFDWKATRHACRSQSLLLTLGYNTGFLAIYCRIKKVYNVINMDGIEWKRGKWSLPIRIWFYLNERIACLMGDHLIADHPEIKKHLQTRVSVDKITMIPYGAESVETAKPEKLKPFGLQTNNYAVVIARLEPENSILEIVQAFSQKPRDYDLVILGNIFPEQNDYHGRIKRASNDRVKFLGAIYDPEVVQSLRYYSRVYIHGHTVGGTNPSLVEALGAGCCILAHENAFNRWVTQEQVLYFNNIKDCSDKLDLIFRDDELNTMLKLSSRQVFHKMFEWLPILKQYEKLLEIKLKYALNKSLLIENSSSSLK; from the coding sequence ATGGCAGAGGATCGAATAAAAAGTGTTGCTATTCTGGGGATACGGGGCCTACCGGCTGCACATGGTGGTTTCGAAACCTTTGTAGAATACCTGGTACCTGTACTGGTCAAAAATGGTTGGAAAGTAACGGTTTATTGCCAACATATTGGGACCGGACCTATTTTTACCAGCAAATACAAAGGTGTTGAGTTAGTACACATTCCTGTTAAAAACGATACGCCATGGAGCACTATCATTTTTGACTGGAAAGCCACTAGACATGCATGCCGATCTCAATCTTTATTGTTGACGTTAGGATACAACACCGGCTTTTTGGCTATTTATTGTCGAATAAAGAAAGTTTATAACGTAATTAATATGGATGGAATCGAATGGAAGCGCGGTAAATGGTCTTTGCCTATCCGTATTTGGTTTTATCTCAATGAGCGTATTGCTTGTCTCATGGGGGATCATTTAATTGCTGACCATCCTGAAATCAAAAAGCATCTTCAAACGCGTGTTAGTGTGGATAAAATTACCATGATTCCTTATGGTGCTGAAAGTGTTGAAACGGCTAAACCGGAAAAATTAAAGCCTTTTGGTCTGCAAACAAATAACTATGCAGTGGTTATTGCCCGGCTGGAACCGGAAAACTCAATACTGGAAATAGTCCAGGCCTTTTCACAAAAGCCACGAGACTATGATCTGGTGATTTTGGGTAATATCTTTCCAGAACAAAATGATTACCACGGTAGAATCAAGCGTGCGTCAAATGACAGAGTCAAATTTCTGGGAGCAATATATGACCCAGAGGTTGTCCAGTCTTTAAGATACTATTCTCGTGTTTATATTCATGGACATACGGTTGGCGGAACAAATCCATCCCTTGTTGAAGCTTTGGGTGCAGGATGCTGTATTCTGGCTCACGAAAATGCTTTCAATCGTTGGGTAACTCAAGAGCAGGTGCTTTATTTCAACAATATCAAAGATTGCAGTGATAAGTTGGATTTAATCTTTAGAGATGATGAATTAAATACAATGTTGAAATTATCCAGCAGACAGGTTTTTCATAAAATGTTTGAGTGGTTACCGATTTTGAAACAATATGAAAAGCTATTAGAGATCAAACTAAAATATGCGCTAAATAAATCACTGCTTATAGAAAACTCATCATCAAGCTTGAAGTGA